One stretch of Corvus hawaiiensis isolate bCorHaw1 chromosome 1, bCorHaw1.pri.cur, whole genome shotgun sequence DNA includes these proteins:
- the SRI gene encoding sorcin isoform X2, translating to MAYPGQPAPGGFYQGGYGGAPGGPAFPGQAQDPLYGYFAAVGGQDGQIDADELQRCLTQSGIAGAYKPFNLETCRLMISMLDRDMSGTLGFNEFKELWAVVNGWKQHFVSFDSDGSGTVDRQELEKALMTMGFRLSPQAVTAITKRYSTQGKIAFDDYIACCVKLRALTECFRRRDTTQQGFVNFHYDDFIQCVMSI from the exons ATGGCGTATCCCGGGCAGCCGGCGCCCGGCGGGTTCTACCAGGGCGGG TATGGAGGAGCCCCAGGAGGACCAGCATTCCCTGGACAAGCTCAGGATCCTTTGTATGGTTATTTTGCTGCAGTGGGAGGGCAG GATGGACAAATAGATGCTGATGAGCTACAGAGATGTCTCACCCAGTCAGGGATTGCAGGAGCATATAAAC CTTTCAACTTGGAGACTTGCAGACTTATGATCTCAATGCTGGAT AGGGATATGTCTGGCACCCTGGGATTTAACGAGTTTAAAGAACTCTGGGCTGTGGTCAATGGCTGGAAGCAACACTTCGTAAGTTTTGACAGTGATGGAAGTGGCACAGTGGATCGCCAGGAACTGGAGAAAGCCTTGATGACTATGG gATTTAGACTGAGCCCACAGGCTGTGACTGCAATCACAAAGCGATACAGCACTCAAGGGAAGATTGCATTCGATGATTACATTGCCTGCTGTGTGAAACTCAGAGCTCTCACTG AATGCTTTAGAAGAAGGGATACAACTCAGCAGGGTTTTGTGAACTTCCACTATGATGAT ttcaTACAGTGTGTTATGAGCATCTAA
- the SRI gene encoding sorcin isoform X1: MISMLDRDMSGTLGFNEFKELWAVVNGWKQHFVSFDSDGSGTVDRQELEKALMTMGFRLSPQAVTAITKRYSTQGKIAFDDYIACCVKLRALTECFRRRDTTQQGFVNFHYDDFIQCVMSI, translated from the exons ATGATCTCAATGCTGGAT AGGGATATGTCTGGCACCCTGGGATTTAACGAGTTTAAAGAACTCTGGGCTGTGGTCAATGGCTGGAAGCAACACTTCGTAAGTTTTGACAGTGATGGAAGTGGCACAGTGGATCGCCAGGAACTGGAGAAAGCCTTGATGACTATGG gATTTAGACTGAGCCCACAGGCTGTGACTGCAATCACAAAGCGATACAGCACTCAAGGGAAGATTGCATTCGATGATTACATTGCCTGCTGTGTGAAACTCAGAGCTCTCACTG AATGCTTTAGAAGAAGGGATACAACTCAGCAGGGTTTTGTGAACTTCCACTATGATGAT ttcaTACAGTGTGTTATGAGCATCTAA